AAATGACAaacattaaaagtattaaaaaattgcaaaaaaataatagatttacaCCTAATTTGGTAATTACCCCTAATCTGGAGATTGTTTGAATTGCTGTGtgattttaaacataaaaaaaaatattaaaatctgaaaTGATGAATTCAATATAgcttactaaaattattaaaaaattgtttaaatgagTTTATCACGTATGCTAATTATTATACGTAAACTGCGAATGTTTCAAGAATAATTACTGgtcatacatataatattatgtaaaagattaaatttaaaacgttatataagattatcataaaataaaaaatatttacgtatttcgtaaactgttaatttttcgataactaaattttaatacttttaaatgcataatgcataaaaaaataaaaaaaacattttatttaaaaaaacaaagattctTGAAATCTTGGAaacattaatttgtttatcattCATATCTGTATATGTTAGTATCATTCAAATTTACTACGCGGCCTTACCTAAGCTGAAGTTATATAAGATTCCGCATGCATATATTACTCCACAATCAAACTAACTATTCGCTGGAAAACTATTGAAAGAACATGCTGCTCTACTCTCTCATATTCATAGTTACAACATTTGGATTATTCTCAGATGGAAAATCTACACATCGTaagtttaagaatttttttatgacttTATGTATCCATATcgaacattaatatattaattgttttaatcgtacaaagaatttaatacacaaaattagtataaatatCAAGATACAAATatgatttgaaatataatatatattatatataatatacttttaagataaataataatagtataaaaataaaaaaatatattaataccaAATTTTACTCGTCGCGTTTAGTTTTACTAAAATACTTGAAGATTTTTGTGACAATTACTTttctataatttgttaattatttcattaaactaAATTACTTAATCTTATTACATGTTTATTTCGTTCGTTATGCATTTCctcatacaaataaaaaaaattttttttttgcaaattgcaaACATCCCAAATGAGTTATATGTGTAACGTTATTTATCATACAAGAGAAGAAAACTCTTATTATAATCACATAATATATGcatttgacaaaaaaatacttatcttctaaattaaattttaaaattatatttaaaatattattatattatttaaacaatttgctatatttttatatttttactatacccaatttaaattcatttctatttttactcAGCTTTCATTACATGTAAGAAGGATTCAGATGATTTTTCCAACTGTTTAAAAAAGGCTATACAGGAAGCATGGCCATTACTTAGTAAAGGTatactttaaacatttataaattttcattattctaaatattatattttttaaataaattatataaattatacaatacgtACAATTActgtaatgttaaaaatgttcatataattaaatgtaagtaataaacaataaaattccataaatttataaacaattttaattttactaaaagtaagtaaaaaaattgcaattctttttatcaattatttgacaaagatattaatattagctTATTCATATAATAGGAATTCCAGAATTAGACTTTCCACCTTTGGAGCCATTAATTTTCGAATATGCTACAGCTAAACTTAATTTGACTGAAATAAGTGGAGAATTAGTTTTGAGAAATTTGACCGCCATCGGTTTATCGAAAATACTTATTCACGATGTAAAAGCACAATTGCTTGATGATAACTTCAATTTGGAAATTTATGCAGAATTGCCATGGATGTATACAGAAAGTTCCATGAAAATAGACGGTTctttaaatgcatttaaaatgGATGGTGAAGGTAATAGATTCAATATAGTTTACGTAAGCAAAAAGAGAATcgctatttatttaatttaatattctcatttaatttttatttaattaagaattgttTATATGTGTACAAAGTAAATCATTTCTATTAAAGTCTATTTTGTCACAATTCCTTTTATCAatctgttaaaataattacaatattttcgtaaatttaACAGTTTAACGTtaacgtgtgtgtgtatgtgttgtgtgtgtgttgtgtgttgtgtgtgtgtgtgtaacaaatcttttataatttagtcattattaaagaaatatcgtatataagttataattttttaaattatcatttactaaaagatatttaatactttttagtaaaatggtaataattaaaaaaatattatttaatatttttcagattcTAAACATATATActcatacatataaatataatttatgtaacaggttattttaatgaaaccgcGACTGATATCAAAGGAACATGGAATATATCAGGGCCTATAGTAAATAATACATGGATTGTAAAACATTTCCGTATTGCTCCATCAATTGGaacttacaaaatatatttcgacGTTTTAACAAAACGTTATGGTAAAGAGTTTagtaagtattaaattaatttaaatacttcagttttgtctctctctttctttctctttctgttatttttgcaaatcacatttaaaaaaatctaaactaacaaaaaatatatatactattattaattttgtgacaatttttgcaaatataaaattacaaaacaaaagtaatttaaatgtaaatacatttaaattgccttcttacattaatttgttttattacatacatatacattatatagatgctgtatattataatatataatgtatgtatgcatatatggctaatttttcttttcagatGATTTGGCTGTAAATTTGGTTAATCAATTTTGGCCgactttatttcaaatattattgccAGCAACGGCTGATATATATGACCCATGGCTGATTGACTTTCCCAATAAGATATTCTCGAAAATTCCATTCTCAGAAATATTtccttaaaatttatatatttattataaattaatagaataaaaattttctataaaaatataaatatttagttaaaatggTGTAAAGAgagaagatttttttaaatttaataaatcgttttgttcgactattacaaagcatatatttctttggttttaataaattttaaacagattactttagattaataaaattatttagatttaattataaataaaatttattaaatctaaagaaatctttctctctgtatatatatttgagatTGTGTTTCTAAGATTCaatagtttaaatattaaatatttgtaacctactaatttttaactttaattttaaagtattaattttaagcaaaatataaataaaataacaaaatattaatttcaaataaaaatgatttctcTCCTGTGTTCTTATATTCTTCTAAATCTAAATTGTAGATGTTTaagaataatcaatatttcacatcttcaaaaaattttctaaataattaaaaaaagactgtgaataattttatccATCCTGTAACTTATAAATCA
This DNA window, taken from Monomorium pharaonis isolate MP-MQ-018 chromosome 6, ASM1337386v2, whole genome shotgun sequence, encodes the following:
- the LOC105834712 gene encoding uncharacterized protein LOC105834712 gives rise to the protein MLLYSLIFIVTTFGLFSDGKSTHPFITCKKDSDDFSNCLKKAIQEAWPLLSKGIPELDFPPLEPLIFEYATAKLNLTEISGELVLRNLTAIGLSKILIHDVKAQLLDDNFNLEIYAELPWMYTESSMKIDGSLNAFKMDGEGYFNETATDIKGTWNISGPIVNNTWIVKHFRIAPSIGTYKIYFDVLTKRYGKEFNDLAVNLVNQFWPTLFQILLPATADIYDPWLIDFPNKIFSKIPFSEIFP